The following proteins are co-located in the Calliphora vicina chromosome 2, idCalVici1.1, whole genome shotgun sequence genome:
- the D12 gene encoding YEATS domain-containing protein 2 — protein sequence MFSRHSPLKRKHNEYHDPDYPQQEQQSDEDDGTPGCSTHFTYKRRKPGDEINTEKESQSENYLHKVRQVIEREFQKEIVMKQQQLEEIDERLENAKHLLDRLRYGIVSEYYKKQEIPLTAADASTLRGTNSLFDREDRGPQMPLHPSIKKLIGKRPKDLSEVIRSCPKRTAAQNAVQTIRAKSQLQKREERKLKQIIREQGIVIDHSKQNATENDVSSLLTAAAQNSLVSSQNLTATTVKQEKKGKQIANTPSGKSLNAARLNNKIKHLIVVGNTSKYIGNEVERDIKSQAQNLTHKWLVYVQSKESKQPLDRFIKKVRFHLHHSYRPNDVVDIETPPYQVSRRGWGEFPIRVQLFFHPEFHQKPVQLIHNIVLDQTLSGIQTLGAETLLEIWLRELKSANSLDKEVKAEVEIMKKPEIPTKLKTNLMTRSEELMDDNLLDFLNKIESSPCSISADIEKIQPTVMVTEHLGVKLKTPSPEKCKVFPAVQPKSPIKMPPLLEISKNPEKSLAITPTLSNTTVEVPKIPEKSLALTSITTSNITTVSAPTPITSVAVTAEFKTPPLFTNGSLTTKPMTTFVRIPTSSTQVRFINSASVVANNIPPLRPLTPSPLPSTTPAQTLTSTITQKSMILNKDGKIRMPSASVASAVRRTILPIVNSTQANIPYKTSQFPNANKNQIVSVSSSSTLTSSAPKQILQKKLVQLVDSTGKVKYIQMLVAASSASSSMHNLSTSSSVAPKLITMAPSLVKNNTVTNTTQIRNTITTPLLKSPNGAHLMPAMTMKPNIFKIVPESMQTKPQILTFSTTTVGATNTNTVTTAHNQQVQHSITSTTRTIGQITTPAMKTTLRTNNVALPVANKLQKPNGNNSSTNPTKNLVFQKEGKLYIIDPQQMKYKQQQKKQVSLLKPQISLLKQQHQQKLITPPPPPTTVVNFPTDAKPTTTTQLSHSNNNVPHVHFGLKQQRINSINALQLMQMKRVLFEKQFLRQEFANVRSAVEFLLRRLKLVVSKDSLVAVFPFVCHTLQEFHSLTAFKQRACEWLRAKNVSRMLRNHKDLQRLNNTSKETFWTTKEIATFARQYAYTPPIKSLPRPGEQQQTEENGTKDFMDLVKNELKQEHNLQYDTLTDHHKVRKWVDKVWHTLEDYEYNEDQHQIIDIDGIQEEEPKQNRKIYNTANNASSQLFNSSSMDTYLTPPPHLENQCQLVTDICKDLNVKLNHEELDTKLYHPSTQTVLAQCLHLFIEKLLRQSIAVKQEKAATPAVTETICTLMPQDFAKVIATNSEFDFLTNNNFGSATLAECLESSIKQEKS from the exons ATGTTCAGCAGACACTCACCCTTGAAACGTAAACACAATGAATATCATGATCCAGACTATCCTCAGCAGGAGCAACAATCTGATGAGGATGATGGCACACCGGGCTGTAGCACACATTTCACATATAAGCGAAGAAAACCTGGTGACGAGATTAATACGGAAAAAGAGTCTCAGAGTGAAAATTATTTGCATAAAGTGAGACAGGTCATAGAAAGAGAATTTCAGAAAGAGATTGTAATGAAACAACAACAGTTGGAAGAAATTGATGAAAGGCTTGAAAATGCTAAACACCTGTTGGATAGGTTGCGTTATGGTATAGTGTCTGAATATTATAAGAAACAAGAAATACCCTTAACCGCGGCTGATGCTTCCACCTTAAGAGGAACGAATAGTTTATTTGATCGTGAAGACAGGGGACCACAAATGCCACTGCATCCTTCCATAAAGAAGTTAATAGGCAAAAGGCCCAAAGATCTCAGTGAAGTTATAAGATCCTGTCCGAAAAGAACAGCAGCACAAAATGCTGTGCAAACTATACGCGCAAAATCTCAACTACAAAAACGAGAAGAAAGGAAACTCAAGCAAATTATACGAGAACAAGGCATAGTTATCGATCACTCAAAACAAAATGCCACAGAAAATGATGTGAGTTCCTTATTAACTGCAGCTGCACAAAATAGTTTAGTTAGTAGTCAAAATTTAACAGCTACCACTGTAAAACAGGAGAAGAAGGGCAAGCAAATAGCTAACACACCTTCAGGAAAATCGTTAAATGCTGCTCGATTAAATAACAAGATTAAACACTTGATAGTTGTGggaaatacttcaaaatatatcGGCAATGAGGTGGAGAGGGATATAAAGTCGCAAGCACAAAATTTAACTCACAAATGGTTGGTATATGTACAATCGAAAGAGTCTAAACAACCTTTAGACCGTTTTATAAAGAAAGTGCGCTTTCATTTGCATCACTCTTATCGTCCCAATGATGTTGTCGATATAGAAACACCTCCTTACCAAGTGTCACGTCGTGGTTGGGGTGAATTTCCCATACGAgtgcaattattttttcatcCAGAATTTCATCAAAAACCCGTACAACTCATTCACAATATAGTACTGGATCAAACATTGTCTGGCATACAAACTTTAGGTGCTGAAACATTACTGGAAATATGGTTAAGGGAGCTAAAGTCCGCGAACTCATTAGACAAAGAAGTAAAAGCTGAagttgaaattatgaaaaaaccaGAAATACccacaaaacttaaaacaaatttaatgacaCGCTCTGAGGAATTAATGGACGACAACTTATTGGATTTCCTTAATAAAATTGAGTCTTCTCCCTGTTCCATAAGTGCTGATATAGAGAAAATACAACCCACAGTTATGGTAACTGAACATCTAGGGGTTAAACTTAAAACACCCAGTCCGGAAAAATGTAAAGTGTTCCCAGCAGTACAACCAAAATCCCCCATTAAAATGCCTCCACTTCTAGAAATATcgaaaaatcccgaaaaatccttGGCAATTACCCCGACCTTAAGCAATACAACGGTAGAAGTGCCTAAAATTCCAGAAAAATCTTTAGCTCTTACCTCTATCACAACAAGCAATATCACTACAGTCTCTGCGCCAACACCAATAACATCAGTAGCTGTTACTGCAGAATTTAAAACTCCACCCCTGTTTACCAATGGTTCTTTAACCACAAAACCTATGACGACCTTTGTTAGAATACCCACCAGCTCAACACAAGTTAGATTTATCAATTCTGCATCGGTTGTTGCAAATAATATACCGCCACTCAGACCTTTAACACCTTCACCATTACCCTCAACCACACCTGCTCAGACTTTGACCTCAACAATAACCCAAAAATCTATGATTCTAAATAAAGATGGTAAAATTCGAATGCCTTCCGCCTCGGTGGCTTCAGCCGTGCGTAGAACTATTTTACCTATTGTTAATAGTACACAAGCAAATATTCCATATAAAACGTCACAATTTccaaatgcaaataaaaaccaaatagtTTCTGTATCCTCATCATCAACTTTAACGTCTTCAGCGCCGAAACAAATTCTACAAAAGAAACTAGTGCAATTAGTCGACTCAACGGGTAAagttaaatatattcaaatgtTGGTGGCAGCCAGCTCGGCTTCATCTAGTATGCATAATTTAAGTACATCATCATCGGTTGCACCGAAACTTATAACAATGGCACCTAGTTTAGTGAAAAATAACACAG TCACAAACACAACACAAATAAGAAACACCATCACCACACCATTGCTAAAGTCACCAAATGGAGCACATCTGATGCCGGCCATGACAATGAaaccaaatatatttaaaattgtacctGAAAGTATGCAAACAAAACCACAAATTCTAACATTTAGTACGACAACAGTTGGcgcaacaaatacaaatactgTCACCACGGCACACAATCAACAAGTTCAACATTCAATTACATCAACCACACGGACGATAGGACAAATAACAACACCAGCAATGAAGACAACATTAAGGACCAATAATGTTGCATTGCCAGTagcaaataaattacaaaaaccaAATGGTAATAACTCATCAACGAACCCCACCAAAAATTTGGTATTCCAAAAAGAAGGCAAATTGTATATAATCGATCCACAGCAAATGAAAtacaaacagcaacaaaagaAACAAGTTTCACTACTAAAGCCTCAAATTAGTTTGCTGAAACAGCAGCATCAACAAAAACTTATCACACCGCCACCACCGCCAACCACAGTAGTCAATTTCCCAACTGATGCTAAACCTACAACTACAACACAATTATCGCATAGCAATAATAATGTGCCACATGTACATTTTGGCCTGAAACAGCAGCGCATTAATTCTATTAATGCTCTACAGCTCATGCAAATGAAACGTGTGCTCTTTGAGAAACAATTTCTGCGGCAAGAATTTGCAAATGTACGTTCAGctgttgaatttttgttaagaagATTAAAGCTAGTAGTCTCCAAAGATTCTTTAGTAGCTGTCTTTCCTTTTGTCTGCCATACTCTGCAAGAATTTCACTCTCTTACGGCCTTTAAGCAGAGAGCCTGTGAGTGGTTAAGAGCCAAAAACGTTTCTCGAATGTTACGTAATCATAAGGACTTGCAGCGCCTTAATAACACGTCTAAGGAAACTTTTTGGACTACTAAAGAAATTGCCACATTTGCCCGGCAATATGCCTACACACCACCCATTAAATCGTTGCCCCGGCCGGGCGAGCAACAACAAACGGAAGAAAACGGCACAAAAGATTTTATGGATCTGGTTAAGAATGAATTGAAACAAGAACACAATCTGCAATATGATACTCTAACAGATCATCACAAAGTTCGTAAATGGGTAGACAAAGTATGGCATACTCTGGAGGATTACGAATACAATGAAGATCAACATCAAATTATTGATATTGATGGCATACAAGAAGAGGAACCTAAGCAAAATAGGAAAATCTATAATACAGCCAATAACGCCTCTTCTCAATTATTCAATTCTTCATCTATGGATACTTATTTAACACCTCCACCACATTTAGAAAATCAGTGTCAATTAGTTACGGATATTTGTAAAGATTTAAACGTAAAACTAAACCACGAAGAATTGGACACAAAACTCTACCATCCCTCAACACAAACGGTTTTAGCACAATGCCTGCATTTGTTTATCGAAAAACTATTGCGCCAATCTATAGCCGTGAAACAAGAGAAAGCGGCGACTCCAGCCGTCACAGAAACCATTTGTACTCTTATGCCTCAAGATTTTGCAAAAGTCATAGCCACTAATAGCGAATTTGATTTTCTTACTAATAATAATTTTGGTTCTGCCACGTTGGCGGAATGTTTAGAATCCTCCATAAAACAGGAGAAATCTTGA